A single genomic interval of Lacrimispora sphenoides JCM 1415 harbors:
- the ahpC gene encoding alkyl hydroperoxide reductase subunit C: protein MSLIGTEVKPFKAQAYHNGKFVEVTEEDFKGKWSIICFYPADFTFVCPTELEDLQNNYETFKNLGAEVYSVSTDTHYTHKAWHDNSEAIRKLTYVMIGDPSHTISRNFDVLIEADGLADRGTFIVDPDGIIQSVEINAGNIGRDANILIDKIKAAQYVRKNPGEVCPAKWKEGGATLKPSLDLVGKI, encoded by the coding sequence ATGTCATTAATCGGAACCGAAGTAAAACCATTCAAGGCGCAGGCTTATCACAACGGAAAATTTGTAGAGGTCACAGAGGAAGATTTTAAGGGCAAGTGGAGCATCATCTGCTTTTATCCTGCGGATTTCACGTTTGTTTGCCCGACAGAACTGGAAGATCTGCAGAACAATTATGAGACATTTAAGAATCTGGGAGCGGAAGTTTATTCCGTATCTACGGATACTCATTATACCCACAAGGCTTGGCATGACAATTCAGAGGCTATACGTAAGCTGACTTATGTTATGATTGGAGACCCTTCTCATACAATTTCCCGCAATTTTGATGTACTGATCGAAGCAGATGGACTTGCAGACCGCGGTACTTTTATCGTTGACCCGGACGGCATCATTCAGTCGGTAGAGATCAATGCCGGAAACATTGGCCGTGATGCAAATATTCTTATTGATAAGATCAAGGCTGCCCAGTACGTTAGAAAGAATCCCGGTGAAGTTTGCCCGGCAAAATGGAAAGAGGGCGGAGCCACACTGAAACCAAGCCTTGATCTGGTAGGAAAAATTTAA
- a CDS encoding ArsR/SmtB family transcription factor has protein sequence MEKITLSTKKELEIYMNPVRQKLLRLLGRSKIPMTPKQLSEKLEISPSSVQHHIKKLSSLGVVELDHTEMINGITARYYKPTYVNVQIGLDHPDENNMQKEVLVQEQIAGTYEGFLAQKKKYLERYDSTDPESTWNLGDILTGVIHLSEGEGKELLMMITDYLDRHAFPSAEKSPWEYAFILYNAEENHYE, from the coding sequence ATGGAGAAAATTACATTATCTACAAAAAAGGAACTGGAAATCTACATGAATCCTGTTAGGCAGAAGCTTCTTAGATTATTGGGACGGTCCAAAATCCCCATGACACCCAAGCAGCTTTCAGAAAAACTGGAGATATCCCCTTCCAGTGTCCAGCATCATATTAAAAAACTAAGCTCGCTGGGAGTCGTGGAATTGGATCATACAGAAATGATCAACGGAATTACCGCCAGATATTACAAACCTACCTATGTCAATGTCCAGATTGGACTGGATCATCCCGATGAGAACAATATGCAGAAGGAAGTTCTGGTACAGGAACAGATTGCCGGAACCTATGAGGGATTTCTGGCTCAGAAAAAGAAGTATCTGGAACGGTATGATTCTACCGATCCGGAAAGTACATGGAATTTAGGAGATATCTTAACCGGTGTCATACATCTGTCTGAGGGAGAAGGCAAAGAGCTTTTGATGATGATCACGGATTATTTAGACCGGCACGCCTTTCCTTCTGCAGAAAAATCCCCCTGGGAATATGCGTTTATTCTATACAATGCAGAGGAGAATCATTATGAGTAA
- a CDS encoding MFS transporter, producing MSNGKQLTIFLNYVSLGILLPVLNLILLNRGADLKTLPLLIASYSAAVLCFELPSGICADLYGRKTVFLISGACQILSLILLLFADNWIWLLFYILLNGISRAFSTGSLDALIVDQALQEKGEACLPAIAARLGILEEAGLAAGCILGGFLSCIGDSFTGNILTRGVFTAVTFMLCLFCIREDKICGRRGERIPLTKHVKRGVKIVLSKQDFPLILAGMLFTGFFLISIETYWQPAYLKISNHTERTWVLGILSFAGFLLAAMGNSFCQRLLKKFPGRQWRIYSISRLFLGCALLVLALHKNVWLFILGYGSIYLLLGTGSVAENTLINQYTPGYFRASVLSLGSFLLQAGSMCASFFCSLFVDRIAISGLWLTAGVLLIGYTIFMTLFLLAKRTGSGEKRLEKQDFKSYDTESS from the coding sequence ATGAGTAATGGAAAGCAGCTGACTATTTTTCTCAATTATGTATCCTTGGGAATCCTTCTGCCGGTGCTTAATTTAATTCTTTTAAACCGGGGAGCCGATCTAAAGACTCTGCCGCTTTTGATCGCTTCCTATTCTGCTGCGGTACTTTGCTTTGAACTGCCCAGCGGAATCTGCGCAGATTTGTACGGACGGAAGACTGTTTTCCTTATTTCCGGCGCATGCCAGATCCTGTCCCTGATCCTGCTTCTGTTTGCTGACAACTGGATTTGGCTGCTGTTTTACATTCTTCTTAATGGGATCAGCAGAGCCTTTTCTACCGGAAGCCTGGATGCCCTCATCGTGGATCAGGCTCTGCAGGAAAAGGGAGAAGCTTGTCTTCCTGCAATCGCTGCCCGCCTTGGGATTCTGGAAGAAGCCGGGCTTGCGGCCGGCTGTATCCTTGGCGGCTTTCTTTCCTGTATAGGAGATTCTTTCACCGGAAATATATTGACCCGCGGCGTATTTACAGCAGTTACCTTCATGCTCTGTCTGTTTTGCATCCGGGAAGATAAAATCTGCGGCCGCCGGGGAGAAAGGATTCCCCTCACGAAGCATGTAAAGAGAGGCGTAAAAATAGTCCTGTCAAAACAGGACTTCCCTTTGATTCTGGCAGGTATGCTGTTTACCGGTTTTTTCCTTATCTCCATTGAAACCTACTGGCAGCCGGCTTATCTTAAGATTTCAAATCATACGGAAAGAACCTGGGTTCTGGGTATACTGTCCTTTGCCGGATTCTTACTGGCAGCGATGGGAAATTCCTTCTGTCAAAGGCTGCTGAAGAAATTTCCCGGCCGCCAATGGCGGATTTACAGCATCAGCCGGTTATTCCTTGGCTGTGCCCTCCTTGTTCTGGCTCTTCATAAAAATGTATGGCTCTTTATCCTGGGATACGGAAGTATTTATCTCCTCCTCGGAACCGGAAGTGTAGCTGAAAACACCCTGATCAACCAATATACTCCAGGATATTTCAGAGCAAGTGTTCTTTCTCTCGGTTCTTTTCTTCTGCAGGCAGGCTCCATGTGTGCGTCCTTTTTTTGCAGTCTGTTTGTAGACCGGATTGCTATATCTGGGTTATGGCTGACTGCAGGAGTATTATTGATCGGATATACCATTTTTATGACTTTGTTTCTTCTGGCAAAAAGGACCGGATCAGGCGAGAAAAGGCTGGAAAAGCAGGACTTTAAATCATATGATACTGAATCATCTTAA
- a CDS encoding DUF1062 domain-containing protein has product MNRNLRKQWIVTPDQLPTIIRRCPKCGKKTEFINSGKFRVNANGRLIDVWLIYRCGQCNTSWNMTIWERAEAGRLEKEEYEGFLNNDPDLAVKYGNDRDLFARNKAEAAASKAEYHVTAVDTALPCGEDHAMEIEIRIPPGFDLRADIFLMQQLSVSRSRIKKWCEDGLILSGGQVLSPKGKIKDRMLLQIRKEACRSEQEEAFKMIQYHMI; this is encoded by the coding sequence ATGAATCGAAATTTACGAAAACAATGGATCGTCACGCCGGACCAGCTTCCAACCATCATAAGAAGATGTCCGAAATGCGGAAAAAAAACGGAATTTATAAACAGCGGAAAATTCAGGGTCAATGCCAATGGCCGCCTCATAGATGTCTGGCTGATTTACCGGTGCGGACAATGTAATACCTCCTGGAATATGACCATATGGGAGAGAGCGGAGGCCGGCCGCCTGGAGAAAGAAGAATATGAAGGATTTTTAAATAATGATCCTGATCTGGCGGTAAAATACGGGAATGACAGGGATTTATTTGCGAGAAATAAGGCAGAAGCTGCTGCCTCAAAGGCGGAATATCACGTGACTGCCGTTGATACTGCATTACCCTGCGGGGAGGATCATGCCATGGAGATCGAGATAAGGATTCCGCCTGGATTTGATTTGAGGGCAGATATTTTTTTAATGCAGCAGTTATCCGTATCCAGAAGCAGGATAAAGAAATGGTGTGAGGACGGGCTGATTCTAAGCGGCGGACAGGTATTGTCTCCCAAAGGAAAAATCAAGGACAGGATGCTTCTGCAGATAAGAAAGGAAGCCTGCCGTTCGGAACAGGAGGAAGCGTTTAAGATGATTCAGTATCATATGATTTAA
- a CDS encoding CD3324 family protein: protein MRYQKANEILPEELVELIQNYIDGEYVYIPRKQENKRTWGQRTGAREERKLRDLSIYEDYLSGICVKLLAERYYLSEKSIQRIVLQEKKNMKLE, encoded by the coding sequence ATGCGCTATCAGAAAGCGAATGAGATTTTACCGGAAGAGCTGGTGGAATTAATTCAGAATTATATAGACGGGGAGTATGTTTATATCCCCAGAAAACAGGAAAATAAACGAACCTGGGGGCAGAGGACAGGTGCCAGGGAGGAAAGAAAGCTCCGGGACTTATCCATCTATGAGGATTACCTTTCCGGCATATGCGTGAAGCTTTTGGCGGAGCGCTATTATCTGTCCGAGAAAAGCATCCAGAGGATCGTACTTCAGGAAAAGAAAAATATGAAATTAGAATAA
- a CDS encoding pentapeptide repeat-containing protein — MSQKLLTPILPEAMDFVLEDVDELYRRKEQEEAVSDVLIRNLHVTEEDLSHMRFSAVIFENCIFQDCSFEKGEFTDVAFRACDISNCNFEDSYINRAEFSSSKGMGTKFCGNTMLHTVIKDCNFNYANFDSSRLEHIRVTDSQVRGGSLTQCRCKAFEWNRANLENASFFKTMMKGMDFTSSTIQGLVMSDNCTEIKGAVVDLYQAAELAKYLGIVIKN, encoded by the coding sequence ATGAGCCAGAAACTTCTTACCCCCATCCTTCCGGAGGCGATGGATTTTGTTCTGGAAGATGTGGATGAATTATACCGCAGGAAAGAACAGGAGGAAGCGGTAAGCGATGTTCTCATAAGAAATCTTCATGTAACGGAGGAAGATCTTTCCCACATGCGTTTTTCTGCCGTCATATTTGAAAACTGCATATTTCAGGATTGCAGCTTTGAAAAAGGAGAATTTACTGACGTAGCATTCCGGGCCTGCGACATATCCAACTGCAATTTCGAGGACAGCTATATTAACCGGGCGGAATTTTCCTCCTCAAAGGGTATGGGAACAAAGTTCTGCGGGAATACCATGCTCCATACCGTAATAAAAGACTGTAATTTCAATTATGCCAATTTCGATTCTTCCAGACTGGAGCACATCCGCGTTACCGATTCCCAGGTCCGGGGCGGATCCCTGACCCAGTGCCGCTGCAAGGCATTTGAATGGAACCGGGCAAATCTGGAAAATGCCAGTTTTTTTAAGACCATGATGAAAGGAATGGATTTTACCAGCAGCACCATACAGGGGCTGGTAATGTCTGATAACTGTACGGAGATAAAGGGCGCTGTGGTGGATCTATACCAGGCGGCGGAACTGGCAAAGTATCTTGGCATTGTCATAAAAAACTGA
- a CDS encoding multidrug resistance efflux transporter family protein, whose product MKKALIFGIIGSFFFAFTFVLNRSMHLSGGSWIWSASLRYLFTFPILALIVGKQHGFQQVHKVIRKNFLNWFIWSTVGFGLFYAPISYAADYGESWLIAASWQVTIVMGILLSPVFHKRVPIKNLCISGFILIGVFLLQVHNIADLDIKITLMTLLPILIGAVSYPLGNRKIMEASGDQLSTIQRTYGMTLCSLPFWFILSVLGLVNAGVPSVSQTVQSFCVAVFSGVIATLLFFKATDMVKSNHKQLAVIESTQSGEVIFTLLGGIWLLGDSRPDGLGILGISFIVFGMIFNSMIVSFSKKSEIINL is encoded by the coding sequence ATGAAAAAAGCACTTATATTTGGTATTATCGGATCTTTCTTTTTTGCATTTACATTTGTGCTGAACCGTAGCATGCATCTGTCCGGAGGAAGCTGGATATGGAGTGCAAGCCTCCGATACCTGTTTACCTTTCCAATTCTTGCTTTGATCGTGGGGAAACAGCACGGGTTTCAACAAGTCCATAAAGTTATAAGAAAGAATTTTTTAAATTGGTTTATATGGAGTACCGTAGGATTTGGCCTTTTTTATGCACCGATCTCTTATGCGGCCGATTATGGGGAATCCTGGTTGATTGCGGCATCTTGGCAGGTAACAATCGTAATGGGAATTTTACTATCTCCTGTATTCCACAAGCGTGTACCCATAAAAAATTTATGTATATCAGGATTTATTTTAATCGGAGTTTTTCTTTTACAGGTACATAATATTGCAGATTTGGATATTAAAATAACCCTTATGACGCTGCTTCCTATTCTTATAGGGGCTGTCTCCTATCCTTTGGGAAACAGAAAAATCATGGAGGCAAGCGGAGACCAGCTTTCTACAATCCAGCGAACTTACGGTATGACGTTATGCAGCCTTCCCTTCTGGTTCATTTTATCTGTACTTGGTCTGGTTAATGCCGGGGTACCTTCTGTAAGTCAGACGGTACAATCCTTCTGTGTTGCGGTTTTTTCCGGAGTGATCGCAACGTTGCTGTTTTTTAAAGCCACCGATATGGTTAAGTCGAACCATAAGCAGCTTGCTGTGATAGAATCCACACAGTCGGGCGAGGTCATTTTTACCTTGCTGGGAGGCATCTGGCTTCTTGGGGATTCCCGGCCTGATGGCTTGGGAATTCTCGGCATATCGTTTATTGTGTTTGGTATGATCTTTAACAGCATGATTGTATCCTTTTCTAAAAAATCAGAGATTATTAACCTATAA
- the rlmH gene encoding 23S rRNA (pseudouridine(1915)-N(3))-methyltransferase RlmH, with the protein MKITLVTVGKIKEKFYTDAIGEYSKRLSRYCKLDIVQVADEKTPDSASEAVERQIKDKEGERILSSIKDGAYVIALAIDGEMLNSVELSEKINGLGIGGVSHIVFVIGGSLGLSDAVLRRADYKLSFSRMTFPHQLMRVVLLEQVYRSYRIISGEPYHK; encoded by the coding sequence ATGAAGATTACGCTGGTAACTGTGGGAAAAATAAAGGAGAAGTTTTATACAGATGCCATCGGGGAATACAGCAAACGATTGAGCCGCTACTGCAAACTGGATATCGTACAGGTGGCTGACGAAAAGACACCGGACTCGGCCAGCGAGGCAGTCGAAAGGCAGATAAAGGATAAAGAAGGGGAAAGAATCCTTTCTTCGATTAAGGACGGGGCTTATGTGATCGCGTTGGCAATTGACGGGGAAATGCTTAATTCGGTTGAACTGTCGGAGAAAATAAACGGCCTTGGGATCGGAGGAGTGAGCCATATTGTTTTTGTGATCGGTGGATCTTTGGGGCTTTCTGATGCTGTTTTAAGGCGGGCGGATTATAAGCTGAGCTTTTCCAGGATGACGTTTCCTCATCAGCTGATGAGAGTAGTTTTGCTGGAGCAGGTTTATCGGAGTTATCGGATTATCAGCGGGGAACCGTATCATAAATAA
- a CDS encoding alpha/beta hydrolase, which produces MSRKKVSVRGNLVRDMMQNVMETSLKQPIRTGELRKNPVEPAWVRPAGYEYEIIELEHLKMEYLRPVGVVTDRVILQLHGGGYIGPMKNIYRRFAVRYSKLSFGGDVLTLDYRVAPEHPYPAALEDAVAAYQWLIEEKGYRPEHIAVAGDSAGGGLSLALGLYLKDHGIALPGGFITMSAWTDLTNSGESRVSNYEIDPLFGNSTDNMLYNSEYIGGEDPGIPYISPVFGEYEGFPPVLMQVGSYEVLLSDTLTVADKLKNAGVKRRVSVYEGMFHVFQMGLDLIPESREAWDEVESFLRIIFHINVKPDGKVVRKVKTEHTKPARDMVKLLIAMMKKELDA; this is translated from the coding sequence ATGAGCCGGAAAAAAGTGAGCGTAAGAGGAAATCTTGTGAGGGATATGATGCAGAATGTAATGGAAACTTCGTTAAAACAGCCCATCCGGACCGGAGAACTAAGGAAAAATCCGGTGGAGCCTGCCTGGGTCCGACCGGCGGGTTATGAATATGAAATCATAGAGCTGGAACATTTGAAAATGGAGTATCTGCGCCCAGTGGGAGTGGTGACGGACCGGGTGATCTTACAGCTTCACGGCGGCGGATACATCGGGCCTATGAAGAACATTTACCGGAGATTTGCGGTCCGGTATTCCAAGCTAAGCTTCGGCGGGGACGTTTTGACCCTTGATTACCGGGTGGCACCGGAACATCCATATCCGGCAGCTTTGGAGGATGCAGTGGCTGCTTATCAGTGGCTAATTGAGGAAAAAGGGTACCGGCCGGAGCATATTGCGGTGGCCGGGGATTCTGCCGGAGGCGGATTGAGCCTGGCATTAGGGCTGTATTTGAAAGATCATGGAATTGCCCTTCCCGGAGGGTTTATCACCATGTCTGCCTGGACAGATCTAACCAACAGCGGGGAAAGCCGTGTGTCTAATTACGAGATCGATCCGCTGTTTGGAAATTCTACGGATAATATGCTTTACAATTCGGAATATATCGGCGGAGAGGACCCTGGCATTCCTTATATTTCTCCGGTATTTGGGGAATATGAAGGTTTTCCTCCTGTTCTCATGCAGGTGGGAAGCTATGAGGTGCTTTTAAGCGATACGCTGACTGTGGCTGATAAGCTTAAAAATGCAGGAGTGAAGCGGCGGGTTTCCGTTTATGAGGGAATGTTTCATGTATTTCAGATGGGGCTGGATTTGATCCCCGAGAGCCGGGAGGCATGGGATGAAGTGGAGTCGTTTTTACGGATCATTTTTCATATCAATGTAAAACCCGATGGAAAAGTGGTGCGAAAGGTGAAAACAGAGCACACAAAGCCGGCAAGAGATATGGTTAAGCTTCTCATTGCCATGATGAAGAAAGAACTGGACGCATAA
- a CDS encoding DUF6320 domain-containing protein encodes MKRSPQGERWRRLDNTAKIFPVIASENLSNVFRISAVLKEEVDPGTLQRALEEILPQFEGFSVRLRRGFFWYYFEDNKRMPVIERETTYPCKFIDPHSNQLYLFRVTYFDRRINLEVFHAVTDGLGAVNFLKALVYRYLDLKKNSRTGHRASQKISSDVSMNVEDSYVRHYKKTEKRKYSSRRAYHLAGEALPLDEENVLHGYVDLKMLKTAAKSYGVSITRFLTAALIFTIYQEYLDGKPCEESIGISIPINLRTFFGSETTANFFAVTLIDFLSTSEEHTFTEVLEAVSSQMDSKITKEKMEQIISYNVSNEKKWYLRAAPLLVKWCALNLVFRKNEKAYTMTLSNIGPIDIEEDYRKEIERFSIMIGVSKRQPMKCAVCSYGEEVIVTFTSVFQDTRLQDRFFGFLREMSIPVSLESNGVPDHRDDLGMYPQIRYDRKRLKKLVTVFYGLLFFVGAVLGMINYATYSGSLWSIIAIGLMAYTALTVEYSVLRHANLASKILLQTVAAQILLVALDHSTGYNGWSVNYGIPSTILFADLSIVFLILVNRMNWQSYFMYQIAVTVFSFIPLILWATGLLTRPFLALFTVTVTVIILAVTIVLGDRSVKTELKRRFHV; translated from the coding sequence ATGAAGAGAAGCCCCCAGGGAGAGCGGTGGAGACGGCTTGACAATACGGCAAAGATATTTCCGGTCATAGCCAGTGAAAATTTAAGCAATGTATTCCGGATTTCCGCGGTTTTAAAGGAAGAGGTGGATCCGGGCACCTTACAGCGTGCACTGGAAGAGATCCTTCCTCAGTTTGAGGGATTTTCGGTGAGGCTGCGGAGGGGATTTTTCTGGTATTATTTTGAGGACAACAAGAGGATGCCGGTCATTGAACGGGAAACGACTTACCCCTGCAAATTCATTGATCCTCACAGCAATCAGCTTTATTTGTTCCGGGTCACATATTTTGACAGGCGGATCAATCTGGAGGTATTCCATGCGGTTACAGACGGCCTGGGAGCGGTGAACTTTTTAAAGGCCCTTGTTTACCGGTATCTGGATCTTAAGAAAAATTCAAGGACCGGCCACCGGGCCTCTCAGAAGATATCATCGGATGTTTCCATGAATGTAGAGGATAGTTACGTCCGCCATTATAAAAAGACCGAAAAACGTAAATATAGCTCAAGAAGAGCTTACCACCTGGCAGGAGAAGCCCTTCCTCTTGATGAGGAAAATGTTCTTCACGGCTATGTGGATTTAAAGATGTTAAAAACAGCCGCAAAAAGTTACGGGGTCAGCATCACCAGATTTTTGACGGCGGCTTTGATCTTTACGATCTATCAGGAATATCTAGACGGAAAGCCTTGTGAGGAATCCATCGGCATCAGTATCCCCATTAACCTGCGGACCTTTTTCGGCTCGGAGACAACCGCTAATTTTTTTGCGGTGACGCTTATTGACTTTTTATCCACCAGTGAGGAGCATACCTTTACCGAGGTACTGGAAGCGGTAAGCAGCCAGATGGATTCAAAGATCACAAAGGAAAAGATGGAGCAAATCATCTCCTATAATGTTTCCAATGAAAAGAAGTGGTATCTGCGGGCCGCGCCCCTTTTAGTAAAATGGTGTGCATTAAACCTGGTTTTCCGGAAAAATGAGAAGGCCTACACCATGACTCTTTCCAATATCGGTCCGATTGATATTGAAGAGGATTACAGAAAGGAAATCGAGCGGTTTTCCATCATGATCGGCGTTTCCAAGAGGCAGCCTATGAAATGTGCGGTCTGCTCCTATGGAGAAGAGGTCATTGTGACCTTTACTTCCGTATTTCAGGACACCAGGCTTCAGGATCGTTTTTTCGGTTTTCTTAGAGAAATGAGTATTCCGGTGAGTCTTGAGAGCAACGGCGTTCCGGATCACCGGGATGATCTTGGTATGTATCCCCAGATCCGTTATGACAGGAAACGTCTTAAGAAGCTGGTTACTGTCTTTTATGGATTGCTGTTTTTTGTAGGGGCTGTTTTGGGGATGATCAATTATGCCACCTATTCCGGTTCTCTGTGGTCCATCATTGCCATCGGGCTTATGGCATATACAGCTCTTACCGTTGAATATTCTGTTTTGCGCCATGCGAATCTGGCATCTAAGATCCTTTTGCAGACGGTGGCTGCGCAAATACTTTTAGTGGCCCTGGATCATTCTACGGGTTATAATGGTTGGTCCGTGAATTACGGAATTCCAAGCACCATTTTGTTTGCGGACCTTTCCATTGTTTTTTTGATTCTGGTGAATCGGATGAACTGGCAGAGCTATTTTATGTATCAGATTGCTGTTACAGTGTTCAGCTTTATTCCTTTGATTTTATGGGCGACCGGTCTTCTAACCAGACCGTTTCTTGCCTTGTTTACTGTGACGGTGACAGTGATCATTCTTGCCGTTACGATTGTGCTTGGTGATCGAAGTGTGAAAACGGAACTGAAAAGGCGGTTTCATGTGTAA
- a CDS encoding GNAT family N-acetyltransferase, with translation MDYSIRKVRKEDLDRVVEVEALCFPPEEAAGREAILQRIDHFPESFLVAELSDGMIIGFINGCVTDGNTICDEMFEKADFHNPDGAYQSVFGLDVIKEWRGQGVAAALMKRFIEEAGKSGRKGMILTCKDRLIHYYEKFGYRNMGVSGSVHGGAVWYDMRLDFMDTGK, from the coding sequence ATGGATTACAGCATTAGAAAAGTAAGAAAAGAGGATTTGGACCGGGTGGTGGAAGTGGAGGCCCTCTGTTTTCCGCCGGAAGAGGCGGCAGGGAGAGAAGCCATTTTGCAGAGGATCGATCATTTTCCAGAAAGCTTTCTTGTGGCGGAGCTTTCCGATGGGATGATCATCGGTTTTATTAATGGCTGTGTTACAGATGGGAATACGATCTGTGACGAAATGTTTGAAAAAGCAGATTTTCATAACCCAGATGGTGCTTACCAAAGCGTGTTTGGACTTGATGTGATAAAAGAATGGCGGGGACAGGGAGTTGCCGCTGCGCTTATGAAACGTTTTATTGAAGAAGCAGGGAAAAGTGGCAGGAAAGGAATGATACTCACCTGCAAGGACAGGCTGATTCACTATTACGAAAAATTCGGATACCGTAACATGGGAGTGTCCGGATCTGTGCACGGAGGAGCCGTCTGGTATGACATGCGGCTCGATTTTATGGATACAGGGAAGTGA
- a CDS encoding response regulator transcription factor: MASVLVVDDEKLIVKGMRFSLEQDGMEVDCAYDGEEAINLAKQKEYDVVLLDVMLPKYDGYEVCQAIREFSEMPIIMLTAKGNDMDKILGLEYGADDYITKPFNILEVKARIKAILRRNAKKNKRDNQEDSQVIKEGDLKLDRDSRRVFIAEKEINLTAKEFDLLELLTCNPGKVYSREQLLTYVWGNKAMDTGDVRTVDVHVRRLREKIEPSPSDPKYVHTKWGVGYYFRV, translated from the coding sequence ATGGCAAGCGTTTTAGTAGTTGATGATGAAAAACTCATCGTAAAAGGAATGAGATTCAGTCTGGAACAGGACGGTATGGAAGTGGACTGTGCCTATGACGGAGAGGAAGCCATTAATCTGGCAAAACAGAAAGAGTATGATGTGGTCCTGTTGGATGTCATGCTTCCCAAATATGACGGATATGAAGTGTGTCAGGCCATCCGGGAATTTTCCGAGATGCCCATTATCATGCTGACGGCAAAGGGCAATGATATGGATAAGATCCTGGGTCTGGAATACGGTGCCGACGATTATATTACAAAGCCTTTTAACATTCTTGAGGTAAAGGCAAGGATCAAAGCTATCCTGCGCCGGAATGCCAAGAAGAACAAGCGGGATAACCAGGAAGACAGCCAGGTGATAAAAGAAGGCGATTTGAAGCTGGACCGGGACAGCAGGAGAGTGTTTATTGCTGAGAAAGAGATCAATTTAACGGCAAAGGAGTTTGACCTATTGGAGCTTCTTACCTGCAATCCGGGTAAGGTTTACAGCAGGGAACAGCTTCTTACTTATGTATGGGGAAATAAAGCTATGGATACGGGGGATGTACGGACGGTAGACGTTCATGTAAGGCGTCTCCGGGAAAAGATCGAACCCAGTCCCAGCGATCCTAAATATGTGCATACCAAGTGGGGCGTAGGATATTATTTCCGCGTCTAG
- a CDS encoding helix-hairpin-helix domain-containing protein, with protein sequence MDYKKVKIILIALCVLGAGVCYGLSRSQEVRRPGISLSEESALSSGETVTGIGAGDGPAALTAEETSLGSAGEESALPFYIHICGEVVSPGVYELKEGSRVFQAIEKAGGVTNQAAAEYLNMAEQVKDGMKIVVPGKEEVEAAKARGEISLQAEASSNVQKNKVNLNTATKEELMTLRGIGEAKAADILKYRDSHGGFQKIEDIMKISGIKDAAFQKIKDDITV encoded by the coding sequence ATGGATTACAAGAAAGTTAAAATCATCCTTATCGCCCTGTGTGTCTTAGGGGCGGGTGTATGTTACGGCTTGAGCAGAAGCCAGGAGGTTCGCAGGCCAGGGATTTCTCTGTCAGAGGAATCGGCTTTATCTTCCGGGGAAACGGTTACCGGAATTGGAGCAGGTGATGGCCCGGCGGCTTTAACGGCAGAAGAGACCAGCTTAGGAAGTGCAGGAGAGGAATCAGCCCTGCCTTTCTATATACATATCTGCGGAGAAGTTGTTTCTCCCGGTGTTTATGAGCTTAAAGAAGGAAGCCGGGTTTTTCAGGCAATCGAGAAAGCAGGCGGAGTCACAAACCAGGCTGCGGCAGAATATTTAAATATGGCGGAGCAGGTCAAGGACGGCATGAAGATCGTGGTCCCTGGCAAGGAAGAGGTGGAAGCGGCAAAGGCCAGGGGAGAGATATCCTTACAGGCAGAGGCTTCATCTAACGTACAAAAAAACAAGGTAAATTTAAATACAGCCACCAAAGAGGAACTGATGACCCTTCGGGGAATCGGAGAAGCCAAGGCAGCTGATATCCTTAAGTATCGGGATAGCCACGGCGGATTTCAAAAGATCGAGGATATCATGAAGATATCCGGCATCAAAGATGCGGCGTTTCAAAAAATAAAAGATGATATAACGGTTTGA